In Haloterrigena turkmenica DSM 5511, a single genomic region encodes these proteins:
- the aspS gene encoding aspartate--tRNA(Asn) ligase, translating to MQDRTYTADTEPGDDVTVAGWVHEIRDLGGIAFLILRDTSGKIQIKFEKDEMDDDLVETGLDASRESVVKVSGAVEEEPRAPTGVEVTPESVEVVAPADPELPLDPSGKVDADLSTRLDNRTLDLRKEDVQSVFEIRSGVLNAVRDQFREFDCTEINTPKIVATGTEGGTELFPITYFGEEAFMNQSPQLFKQLIAGSNVERVFEIGPIFRAEEHNTPRHLNEATSIDFEGAFCDHQDAMDVAEGIVKAAYEAVQENFGDELEAIGIADEFAVPEGDFPRISYEGAIERINATGELDEQLVWGDDLSTPAEEALGQDVGGHYFITDWPSEIKPFYIKDHDDDPELSTGFDLMHPRMELVSGGQREHRHEKLIEGFEQQGLDPDQFEYYTKMFKYGMPPHAGFGLGGERLIMTLLGLDNIREAVLFPRDRQRLSP from the coding sequence ATGCAGGACCGAACCTACACTGCTGACACCGAGCCGGGCGATGACGTCACCGTCGCCGGCTGGGTCCACGAGATCCGCGACCTCGGCGGAATTGCCTTCCTGATTCTTCGGGACACCTCCGGCAAGATCCAGATCAAGTTCGAGAAGGACGAGATGGACGACGATCTGGTCGAGACGGGACTCGACGCCTCCCGCGAGAGCGTCGTCAAAGTCTCCGGCGCCGTCGAGGAAGAGCCGCGCGCACCGACGGGCGTCGAGGTCACGCCCGAATCGGTCGAGGTCGTCGCGCCCGCGGACCCGGAACTGCCGCTGGACCCGTCGGGGAAGGTCGACGCTGACCTCTCGACGCGACTCGACAACCGGACGCTCGACCTCCGAAAGGAGGACGTCCAGTCCGTCTTCGAGATCCGCTCGGGCGTGCTGAACGCGGTCCGCGACCAGTTCCGCGAGTTCGACTGTACGGAGATCAACACGCCGAAGATCGTCGCCACGGGTACCGAGGGCGGTACCGAGCTCTTCCCGATCACCTACTTCGGTGAGGAGGCCTTCATGAACCAGTCGCCACAGCTGTTCAAGCAGCTGATCGCGGGCTCGAACGTCGAGCGCGTCTTCGAGATCGGCCCGATCTTCCGCGCCGAGGAACACAACACGCCCCGCCACCTCAACGAGGCGACTTCGATCGACTTCGAGGGCGCGTTCTGCGACCACCAGGACGCCATGGACGTCGCCGAAGGCATCGTCAAGGCCGCCTACGAGGCGGTCCAGGAGAACTTCGGCGACGAACTCGAGGCGATCGGCATCGCCGACGAGTTCGCGGTGCCGGAGGGCGACTTCCCGCGCATCAGCTACGAGGGGGCCATCGAGCGCATCAACGCGACGGGCGAACTCGACGAGCAGCTCGTCTGGGGCGACGACCTCTCGACGCCGGCCGAGGAGGCCCTCGGACAGGACGTCGGCGGCCACTACTTCATCACCGACTGGCCCAGCGAGATCAAGCCGTTCTACATCAAGGACCACGACGACGATCCGGAACTGTCGACCGGCTTCGACCTGATGCACCCGCGCATGGAACTGGTCTCGGGCGGCCAGCGCGAGCACCGCCACGAGAAGCTCATCGAAGGCTTCGAGCAGCAGGGTCTCGACCCCGATCAGTTCGAGTACTACACGAAGATGTTCAAGTACGGCATGCCGCCCCACGCCGGCTTCGGCCTCGGCGGCGAGCGCCTGATCATGACGCTTCTCGGACTGGACAACATCCGAGAAGCTGTGCTGTTCCCGCGAGACCGTCAGCGGCTGAGCCCGTAA
- a CDS encoding SIR2 family NAD-dependent protein deacylase, whose translation MDDLESLADEIRSADTVVAFTGAGISAPSGVPTFRGDGGVWEKFDEGQFTYGRFRSDPAGFWDDRVDLQREMFAEVYQPNAAHEALAAMGRDGHLEAILTQNTDGLHAQAADAVSGDSSGDSDGADANGDAADDNTTLLELHGNARRVRCTDCGRRRDADPVFDRAAEGELPPTCDCGGVFKPDVVLFGQQLPGTVIQRARSLARESDVFLAVGSSLVVEPAASLPRQAASTGATLGIVNLESTPVDDAADVVRREDVTEVLPRLRELVAE comes from the coding sequence ATGGACGACCTCGAGTCACTCGCCGACGAGATCCGGAGCGCGGACACCGTCGTCGCCTTCACCGGCGCGGGCATCTCCGCGCCCTCGGGCGTACCGACGTTCCGGGGCGACGGCGGCGTCTGGGAGAAGTTCGACGAAGGGCAGTTCACCTACGGTCGCTTCCGGAGCGATCCGGCGGGATTCTGGGACGACCGCGTCGACCTGCAGCGGGAGATGTTCGCCGAAGTGTACCAGCCGAACGCGGCCCACGAGGCACTGGCCGCAATGGGCCGGGACGGCCATCTCGAGGCGATTCTCACGCAGAACACCGACGGGTTACACGCGCAGGCCGCCGACGCGGTTTCCGGGGACTCGAGCGGCGATTCCGACGGTGCTGACGCTAACGGCGACGCCGCCGATGACAACACCACGCTCCTCGAGTTACACGGCAACGCCCGGCGCGTCCGCTGTACGGACTGTGGGCGGCGAAGAGACGCCGATCCGGTCTTCGACCGGGCCGCCGAGGGCGAGTTGCCCCCAACCTGCGACTGCGGCGGCGTCTTCAAACCCGATGTCGTTCTCTTCGGCCAACAGCTTCCGGGTACGGTCATCCAGCGCGCCCGGTCGCTGGCCCGCGAGAGCGACGTCTTCCTCGCCGTCGGCTCCTCGTTGGTCGTCGAGCCGGCCGCCTCGCTGCCTCGACAGGCGGCGTCGACGGGAGCCACTCTCGGTATCGTCAACCTCGAGTCGACGCCGGTCGACGACGCGGCCGACGTGGTCCGTCGCGAGGACGTGACCGAGGTCCTGCCGCGGCTTCGCGAACTCGTCGCAGAATAG
- a CDS encoding phosphoglycerol geranylgeranyltransferase, whose product MTACPWDDWNHILKIDPDKELPEGVTYGDLCATGTDAIEVGGTMGITEENMEAVVDACAEHDVPLYQEPSSPDVVIDNRALEGYLIPTVFNAGSPFWITGAHKEWVRTDDDMDWDRTWTEAYIVMNPEADVAEYTEADCDLGPDDVAAYAEVAERMFGQEIVYLEYSGTFGDEEIVEAAGEATDETTLFYGGGIHDYDSAATMAQHADVIVVGDLAHEEGVEAVRETVEAARDA is encoded by the coding sequence ATGACTGCCTGCCCCTGGGACGACTGGAACCATATTCTCAAGATCGACCCGGACAAGGAGCTCCCCGAGGGCGTCACCTACGGAGACCTCTGTGCGACCGGTACCGACGCTATCGAGGTCGGCGGCACCATGGGAATCACTGAGGAGAACATGGAGGCCGTCGTCGACGCCTGCGCCGAACACGACGTGCCGCTCTACCAGGAGCCCTCGAGTCCCGACGTCGTCATCGACAACCGGGCGCTCGAGGGGTATCTCATCCCCACCGTCTTCAACGCCGGCTCGCCGTTCTGGATCACGGGCGCCCACAAGGAGTGGGTGCGAACCGACGACGACATGGACTGGGACCGGACCTGGACGGAAGCCTACATCGTGATGAACCCCGAGGCCGACGTCGCGGAGTACACCGAAGCCGACTGCGACCTCGGGCCGGACGACGTCGCAGCCTACGCCGAGGTCGCCGAGCGGATGTTCGGCCAGGAGATCGTCTACCTCGAGTACTCCGGGACGTTCGGTGACGAGGAAATCGTCGAGGCGGCCGGCGAGGCGACCGACGAGACGACGCTGTTCTACGGCGGCGGCATCCACGACTACGATTCGGCCGCGACGATGGCCCAGCACGCCGACGTGATCGTCGTCGGCGACCTCGCTCACGAGGAGGGCGTCGAGGCCGTTCGCGAGACGGTCGAGGCGGCCCGCGACGCCTGA